The Achromobacter spanius genome includes the window CTGACACTGGCTCTGGCTCTGGCACAGGCGCTGGCACTGGCAATGGCAATGGCAATGGCAATGGCCATCGCGATCGCAATGGCAATCGCGATGGCGATGGCGATGTGCCCTTGGTGGCGTTCGAGGCGCCGTGCCTGTTTCGCACTTGCGCCACCGATGCCCTGGACCGTGCCGGCCTGCATTGGCTACCCGCGTTCACCAGCCCCAGCCTGGCTGGGCTGTGGGCAGCGGTGTCGGCGGGTTTAGGCTTGGCCGTGCGCACGCCCTTGGGCTTGCCCGCCGGCGTGCGCGCGTTGGCGCCGGGCGAACAGGGCCTGCCGGCATTGCCGTCGATTGCGCTGTCGCTGTATCTTGCCCATGCGCAGCCCGATCCCGTGACCGCCGCCTTGGGCGATATCGTGCGGCGATGCATCCAGGACAGCGCCGCCGCCTGGGCGGCCCCTGCCGTTTCCTCCTCCCCGTCTTCCCCAACCGCTTCCCCCTCCGCTTCCCCCTCATCCTCCCCATTCAAGCCCCCGCGCGCCAAGGTCCATCCATGAATCGCTTCCACGAAATGTCGGTGTTCCTGGCCGTGGCCGAGGCGCAGAGCTTTGCCGCCGCCGCGCGGCGCCTGGACATGTCCGCGCCCACCGTGACGCGCAGCGTCGCGGCGCTGGAGCGGCGGCTGGGCGCCTTGCTGCTGGTGCGCACCACGCGCAGCCTGCGCCTGACCGAAGCCGGCCAGCGCTACGCCGCCGACTGCCGGCGCATTCTTGAAGAGGTTGAACAGGCCGACGACGCCGCCGCCGGCGTAATGGCCGTGCCGCGCGGCGCGCTGCATGTCACCGCGCCCGCCTTCTTTGGCGAACTGCACGTGATGCCGGTGGTGCTGGGATATCTGCGCGCCCATCGCGAAGTCTCGCTGCGCACGCTGTTGGTGGACCGCGTCGTCAACCTGTTGGACGAAGGCGTGGACGTTGCGGTGCGCATCGGGGCCTTGCCGGATTCCACGCTGACGGCGGTGCCCGTTGGGCACGTGCGCCGCGTGGTGTGCGCCGCGCCCGCGTTTTTGCAGGAACACGGCGCGCCCGAACACCCCGATGCGCTGGCGCGTTTTTGCACGATCACCGCGGCAATGGAAGGGCGCGGCGCGCAGTGGCGCTTCATGCAGGACGGGGAGCCGCGGCGGATGAACGTGTCATCGCAGTTGACGGTGACGTCGTTTCAGGCCGCCGTGCTGGCCGCCTGCGAAGGGTGGGGGCTGACGCAGGTGGTGTCGTACCAGGTGGCCCGCCACCTGAAAAGCGGCGCCTTGCAGGTGGTGCTGCGCGACTTTGAATTGCCGCCGATGCCGGTGCACGTGGTGTACCCGGAAGGCCGCCGCAGTTCGGCCAAGGTGCGCAGCTTTGTTGAATTCTGCGTGGAGGCCTTGCGCTGCGATCTGGCGGCGCTGCCGGTCTGAACCGCCGCGCCCGGGGCGGCGCTGCGCGTTTCCCGTTTTCCTCGCTGTCCTTTCAGCGCTGTCCTTTCATTTTCGGCAATAGTGTCTTGTTGCGGCTGGCCGTTCACGCGGCGGGCGGGGAGGGCCAACATGGAGCCCTCGTTCACCCACTCTGGAAATCTCCATGTCCGCCGCCCCGTTGATCTTCTATAGCTTTCCCCTGTCTGGCCACGCGCATCGAGTCGCCTTGATGCTGTCGCTGCTGAACGTGCCGCACCAGCGTGTTGACGTCGACCTGCGCGGCGGTGAACACAAGCGGCCGGCATTCCTGGCGCTCAATGCGTTCGGCCAGGTGCCGGTGATTGATGACAACGGCACGGTGGTGGCCGACTCGAACGCCATCCTGGTTTACCTGGCCACGCGATACGGCGGCCAGGCCTGGTTGCCCAGCGACCCGGTGGGTGCTGCCGCCGTGCAACGCTGGCTATCGGTGGCAGCGGGGCCCTTGGCCTACGGCCCGGCAACGGCGCGCCTGATCACGGTGTTTGGCGCGCCCCACGACGCGGACACCACCATGGCGCGCGCGCATGCCTTGTTGACGGTCATGAACGGCGAGCTGAGCGGCCGCGATTTCCTGACGGGATCCACGCCGACGATCGCGGATGTGGCTTGCTATGCCTACGTGTCGCACGCGCCCGAAGGCAACGTGTCGCTGGCGGATTATCCGCATGTGCGCGCATGGCTGGACCGTATCGAAAACCTGCCCGGGTTCGTGCCCATGGCACGTACCGCCGCGGGTCTGCAAGCGGCTTGAAACCGGCAACAGCCCCCACGGCAAGGACCACATCATGACGAACGCTGACGCTACGCTGCACAATGCATCCCCCTGGCATGCGGGCGAACGCCTGCTGCAAACGCATGTCGGCATGGCCGAGCGCATGGCGCAGATCGGCCCCAAGGTCATCCGCGACTACATGCCGGACCAGCACCGCGCGTTCTTTGCGCAGTTGCCCTTTATGGTGATGGGCACGGTGGACCCGCAGGGCGACCCCTGGGCCGGCGTGCTGGAAGGCGAACCGGGCTTTGCCGTATCGCCCGACCCGCACACGCTTAGTGTGGCCGCAGCGCCCGACGCCGACGACCCACTGCGCGCGGGACTGGGCCAGGGTCAGCCGGTGGGCCTCTTGGGGATTGAATTGCACACGCGCCGCCGCAATCGCATGAACGGCCGCGTTGCCGCGTGGGATGGCCAGCGCTTTGATGTGGCGGTCACGCAGTCGTTCGGCAATTGCCCGCAGTACATCCAGGCTCGCGACTTCAGCTTTTCGCGTCCGCCGTCGTTGCGCGTTGCCACGGCGCAAGCCGAAACAAACCAGTTGGACGACGCGGCGCGCGCGCTGATCCGCGCGTCCGATACGTTTTTCGTGGCGTCGTATGTGGACGCCCCGGACATGGACCCCGCTGTGAACTCCGACTTAAACCCGGACGTAGCCCCGGCCATGGCCCACAACCCGCGCGCCGGCCGGGCGGTGGACGTCTCGCACCGGGGCGGCAAGCCAGGCTTCGTGCGGGTGGACGGCAATGTGCTGACCATTCCCGACTTCTCCGGCAACCGCTTTTTCAACACCCTGGGTAATTTGACGGCGAACCCGCGCGCCGGACTGGTGTTCATCGACTTTGAGAATGGCGACGTATTGCAGGTGTCCGGCCGCGCGGAAGTGGTGTTGGACAGCCCTGAAATTCAGACCTTCGCGGGCGCGGAACGACTGTGGCGCGTGCACGTGCGCCGCGTGGTGCGCCGCCCCGGCGCCTTGGCGCTGCGGTGGCGGTTCCACGACTACGCCCCGACCGCACTCGCCACGGGGCAGTGGCCCGTTTAGGTGGCGGGCGGCGTCGTCTTCTGCACGACCGTGTCGTCGGGTTCCAGCAGGCGGCCGTCCTGCGCGCGGATTTCCAGGCGCCGCACGGCCTGGCCGCGCTTGCGGTCGATCAGCGTGGAATGGGCTTCGGCGGGGCCGTAGTAGTGCTCTTCGCCCCATTGGCGCAAGCCGACGATCACCGGAAACAAGGCGCGGCCTTTGTCCGTCAGCACGTATTCCTGGTAGGCGCTGCCGTCCGATGCGGGGGCCACGGCAAGAATGCCGTGGGCGACCAGCGTGCGCAGCCGGTCGCTAAGAATGTTCTTCGCCACGCCCAGGCTTTTCTGGAATTCGCCAAACCGCCGGATGCCGTCAAACGCATCCCGCACGATCAGCAGCGACCACCAGTCGCCGATGGCATCTAACGAGCGCGCCACCGGACAGGCGGCGCCTTCAAGGCTGGTGCGTTTGACCATGTTGGGTCCTCAAGCAAAAGGGATGGGCGTAGGGACGGCGGGAACGGCACTAGACAGAACGGTTGCATTATAAAACCTAAAGATCTAGCATTCTGGTTTCTTAATAAAACCGAATAGAACCTATGCCTGACCCCTCACATACTCGTGCCAATCCCGGCGGCTCAGCGGATTCCGTACCCAGCCCCATGCCGACCTCGCTAGTCATGCTGCTGGCCGTTGCTTGCGCCTTGAGCGTGGCCAACGTGTACTACGCCCAGCCCTTGCTGGACGCGATCGGCCGCGAATTCGCGCTCGATCAGGCGGCGGTGGGCGTGGTGGTCACGGCCACCCAATTGGGCTGCGCGGTGGCGCTGCTGTTGGTGGTGCCGTTGGGCGATCTGCTGGATCGGCGCAAATTGATGCTGGGCCAGTTGGCCCTCTTGATGCTGGCCTTGGTGGCGGTGGCGCTGTCAGCCAACACGCCCTGGCTGCTGGCGGGCATGGTGGCGCTGGGCCTGCTGGGCACGGCGATGACGCAGGGCTTGCTGGCCTTGTCCGCCGCCCTGGCCGCGCCCGGCGAACGCGGTCGGGTGGTGGGCGCCGCGCAGGGTGGGGTGGTGATCGGCCTGCTGCTGGCGCGCACGGTGGCCGGCGTGGTGTCCGATGCCTGGGGCTGGCGCGCCGTGTACGGGGTGTCGGCGGTGGTGGCTGCCGTGCTGGCTCTGGTGCTCATGCATCGCCTGCCCCAGCGCCGGCTGCCCACGGCCAACCTGTCTTACGTTGCCCTGCTGCGTTCCATGGCGACGCTGCTGGCCACGGAACCCGTGCTGCGTGTGCGCGGCATGATCGCCTTGCTGATGTTCGCCGCCATCAGCGCGTTCTGGACGGCGCTGGTGTTGCCGCTGAGCGCGCCGCCGCATTCCTTGTCGCACACGGCGGTGGGCGCGTTTGGCCTGGTGGGGGTGTTGGGGGTGCTGATGGCGGCGCGTGCCGGCCGCTGGGCCGATCGCGGCTTGGGCCAGCGCACCACCGGCGCGGGCCTGTTGCTGCTGTGCCTGGCGTGGGCGCCCATCGCGTTGCTGGACTACAGCCTGTGGGCTTTGGCGCTGGGCGTGCTGGTGCTGGACGTGGCGCTGCAAGCCCTGCATGTGACCAATCAGACGATGATCTTCAGCATCAGCACGCAGGCGCATAGCCGGCTGGTCGGGGGCTACATGATGTTCTACGCGGTGGGCAGCGGGCTGGGGGCAATTGCGTCGACGGCGGTGTATGCGCGCGCGGGCTGGCTGGGTGTCTGCGCGCTGGGCGCCGCCATCAGCGTGACGGCGCTGTTGTTCTGGGTGGCGACGCTGCCCGCCAAGGCCGCGCCGCCACCTTCCGGTCAGGGTTGTACCGCGTAGTCCTTGGACCCCAGCACCACGGCCGCCAGGCCGGGCGCCTGCGTCAGCTTATGCAGGGCATACGTCTGCACCGTGGCGATCTTGGCCTGATGGAATTCAGGGTCTTCAGCCTGGTGTTCCAGGCTGGCCAAGAGCGCGCGCGCCATCTGCCAGCCCGCCAGCGTGGTGCCGGCCAGCAGCAGATAGGGCACGGCCGACCCGAACACGGCGTTCGGCGCGCCGGCCGCATTGGCCAGCACGAAGTCCACCACGTTGGCCAGCGCCAGACGGGCTTGCCGCAGCGGCTTCAGCACCAGGCCAGCGGCGGGTTCGCTGCGCGATTCCAATTCCGTTTCGGTCTGGCGGATGGCTTCCAGCAGGCCCTGCGCCACGGCGCCGCCATCGCGCAGGGTCTTGCGGCCGACGAGATCATTGGCCTGGATGGCGGTGGTGCCTTCGTAGATGGTCAGGATGCGGGCATCGCGGTAGTACTGCGCCGCGCCGGTTTCTTCGATGAAGCCCATGCCGCCATGCACCTGCACGCCCAGGCTGGCGACGTCGATGGACATTTCGGTGCACCAGCCCTTGACGATGGGCACCAGGAATTCCTGGATGGCCAGGTGGCGCTTGCGCTCGTCGGCGTCGGGGCTGGCATGGGCCAGGTCGGCGTGTCCGGCGGTGACGTAAGCCAGCGCGCGGCCGGCCTCGGTCAGGGCGCGCATGGTGCCCAGCATGCGGCGCACGTCGGGGTGATGGATGATGGTCACGGCCTCGCGCGCCGACCCGTCCACCGGACGGCTTTGCACGCGGTCGGCGGCATAGGCCAGCGCGTGCTGGTAGGCGCGGTCGGCAATGGCGATGCCCTGCACGCCCACCGCGTAGCGCGCGGCGTTCATCATGATGAACATGGCGTCCAGCCCACGGTTTTCCTGGCCGACCAGATAGCCCAGCGCGCCGCCCGCGTCGCCAAATTGCAAGGTGGCCGTGGGGCTGGCCTTGATGCCCAGCTTGTGTTCGATGGACACGCAGGTGACGTCGTTGCGCGCGCCCAGCGAGCCGTCTTCGTTGACCAGGAACTTGGGCACCAGGAACAGGGAAATACCCTTCACGCCCTCGGGCGCGTCCGGCAAGCGCGCCAGCACCAGGTGCAGGATGTTCTCGGTCAGGTCGTGGTCGCCGTAGGTGATGAAGATCTTGGTGCCGGACAGGCGGTACGTGCCGTCGCCCACCGGTTGCGCGCGCGTGCGGATCATGGCCAGATCGGACCCGGCTTGCGGCTCGGTCAGGTTCATGGTGCCGGTCCATTGCCCGGAAATCATCGGGCCGATGAAGCGCGTTTTCAGTTCCGGCGAACCGGCCGTCAGCAGCGCCTCGATGGCGCCGTTGGTCAGCAAGGGGCACAGCGCGAAAGACAGGTTGGCGGCGTTCAGCATTTCAGAGCAGGGCGAGCCGATCAGCCCGGGCAAGCCCTGGCCACCGTATTCCTGCGGATGCGACATGCCTTGCCAGCCGGCCCCGGTGTATTGCCGAAAGGCCTGCTTGAAGCCGGGCGACGTAGTGACGGCGCCGTCGCGCCAGGCGCTGGGTTCGCGGTCGGCCGGGTGGTTCAGGGGAGCCAGCACCTCGGCGGCGAAGTGGGCGGATTCTTCCAGCACGGCTTGGGCGGTGTCGGGCGTGGCCTCCTCAAAACCGGGCAGGGCGGCAACTTGCGGCAGGCCGGCCAGATGGTTCAACACAAACAGCATGTCTTTCACGGGGGCTTGGTACGTCATGGCCGAAAAACTCCTGGATGAAGGTTGCTGGGGGGCCGGCGTTCAGGCGGCTTTGTTGGGGTTGTCTTGGGTGGGGGCAGTGTCGGCCGACGTGCCTGCCGACGGGCCGGCCAGATCGATGGCCTGGGTCGCGCCGATGGCGGCGCGCAGTTCAAACTTCTGGATCTTGCCGGTGGAGGTCTTGGGCAGTTCGCCGAAGCGCACCGCGCGCGGCACCTTGAAGCCCGCCAGCAGCAGCTTGCAATGCGCAATGATCTCTTCGGCGGTGGCGGTGCTGCCGGCCTTCAGTTCGACAAAGGCGCAAGGCGTTTCGCCCCACTTCGGGTCGGGCATGGCCACCACGGCCACGGCCGCCACGGCGGGGTGGCGGTAGAGCGCGTCTTCCACTTCGATGCTGGAAATGTTCTCGCCGCCCGAGATGATGATGTCCTTGCTGCGGTCTTTGATGCGCACATACCCGTCTGGCGTCATCACGCCCAGGTCGCCGGTGTGGAACCAGCCGCCCGCGAAGGCCTCGTCGGTGGCACGTTCGTTTTTCAGATAGCCCTTCATGCAGATGTTGCCGCGGAACATGATCTCGCCCACGGTCTGCTCATCGGCGGGCACTTCCTGCATGGTGTCGGGGTTGCGCACGGACACGCCCGCCTGCAAGTGGTAGCGCACGCCCTGGCGCGCGGTCAGCAAGGCGCGGCGTTCATCGTCCAGCGCGTCCCAGGCTTCCTGGCGGGCGCAGACGGCGGCTGGTCCGTAAACCTCGGTCAGGCCATATACGTGCGTCAGTTCAAAGCCGATCTCGCGCATCTTGGCGATGACGGCCGGTGCCGGCGCGGCGCCCGCCACCATGGTGCGCACGGTGTGCGTGATGCCCGCCCGTAGTTCGACAGGCGCGTTGGCCAGCGCGCTTTGCACGATGGGCGCGCCGCAATAGTGCGTGACGCCTTCGGCGCGGATCAGGTCGAATACCGTCTTGGGATCGAACTTGCGCAGGCAGACGTTCACGCCCGCGCGCGCGGCGACGGTCCACGGAAAGCACCAGCCGTTGCAATGGAACATGGGCAGCGTCCACAGATAGACCGCGTGCTTGGGCATGTCCCATTCAAGAATGTTGCTGATGGCGTTCATATAGGCGCCGCGATAGTGGTAGACCACGCCTTTCGGGTCGCCGGTGGTGCCCGACGTGTAGTTCAGTGCAATGGCGTCCCATTCGTCGGCGGGCGGCTGCCAGTCGTAACGGGCGGGGGCGTCGGCCAGAAAGGCCTCGTAGTCGACGGCGCCGGGCAGGGTGGCGGGGGCGCCGTCCAGGTCATGGACCGAGATAACCGTCAGGTGGGGGAATTCGGCGCGGGCGCGTTGGGCGATGTCGGCATATTCGGTGTCGATGATCAGCGCGCGGGCTTCGCCGTGGCCCAGCATGAACAGCACGCTGGGCGCGTCCAGCCGGGTGTTCAGCGTGTTGAGCACGGCGCCCAGCATCGGCACGCCGAAGTGGGCTTCGACCATGGCGGGAATGTTGGGCAGCATGACGGCGACGGTGTCGCCACGCTTGATGCCGGCCCGTTCCAATGCATTGGCCAGCCGCTGCGCGCGTTCGTAGGTCTGGCCCCATGTGCGCCGTACCTGGCCGTGCACCACGGCCAGCCGGTGGCCATAGACTTCCGCCGCGCGGGCGATGAAGTCCACGGGCGTCAAGGGGGTGTAGTTGGCGTCGCGGCGCCCCAAACCATGGTCGAACATGCTGCTCATGCCTAGTCTCCGAATGGGGCGCGTCGTGCGGCCCCTGTCTTGTTCGAGGTGTGCTGATTGCGGGAAGCTTGATTCCCGTCGCTTGCGTGAGCTTAGGGGCGGCCGGAAAATACTGTCTGTCGCCTGCATGACAGACCGCCGGCCGACCCCGCAAACTTCCAGTTTTACACGGTTCCGCCCATGTCCGACGTTTCAAACATTGTTTCCGATGCCGAGCTGGCCAGCCTGTTCCGGGCCTGTGCCTGGTTCGGCGCGCTGGACGCCCGGCACCAGGATTTGGTGCTGGCGACGTCGCGGGCGGAACACGTGGCGAACGGGGCCTGGATTGCGCGGCGCAACGCGCCATCGGACTACTGGCTGGGCGTGCATACGGGGCTGCTGAAGCTGGCCATCTATAACGAATCGGGACGCAGTTGCACGTTTTCCGGCGTGCCGCGCGGCGGCTGGTTCGGCGAGGGCAGCGTCATCAAGCGCGAACTGCGCAAATACGATGTGGTGGCGATCCAGCCGTCGCTGGTGATGTTGGTGCCGGCCGCGACCTTTCACGCGCTGCTTGCCGCCAGCCTGCCGTTTTCGCATTTCGTCATTGGCCAGTTGAACGACCGCATGGGCGAATTCATTGCGTCCATCCAGAACCACCGGCTGCTGGACGCCGATGCGCGCGTGGCGCAGTCATTGGCGCAGTTGTTCAATCCGCAGTTGTATCCGTCCACCGACCTGACGCTGGCCATCTCGCAGGAAGAGCTGGGTTTTCTGACGGGCTTGTCGCGTCAGCGCGTGAACCAGGCCTTGCAAACCCTGGCGGACGCCGGGATCCTGGCGCTGGCGTACCACCAGATCAAGGTGCTGGACCTGGACCGCTTGCGGCAGTTTGGCCTGGATCAGATCTAGACGCGTTCAGCGCGGCGCCAGGGCACGGGACAGCGCGGCGCGCGCCAGGATGCGGGTGGAGTCCAGGGTGGGCAGGGCGCAATTGCCGTCGTTCAACACCAGCGGCAATTCGGTGCAGCCCAGCACCACGGCATCGCAGCCGGCATCGCGCAGGCGCTCAGCAATGCCTTGCAGCCGCGCCACCGATTCGGGCTTGAATTCGCCATAGACCAGTTCGTCCATGATGATGCGGCCCAGCGTGATCCGGTCTGCTTCGGCGGGGCGCAGGTAATCCAGCCCCAGCGCACCCAGCCTGTCCGGGTAGACGCTGCTGTCGACCAGCCAGCGCGTGCCCAGGATGCCGATGCGCCGGTAGCCGCGCGCACGCGCCTCGGCCGCGACTTCTTCGGCGATATGCAGCCAGGGCAACGGGGAATCCGGCAGCACGTGGCCCAGCGCCTGGTGGATGGTGTTGTCGGGGCAGATCAGGAAGTCGGCGCCCGCGCGCGCCAGCTTGCCGGCCGACGACAGCATCAACGCACCCACGCCGGGCAGGTCGTTGTTGTCCAGGCAAACCACGTAATCCGCCAGCGAATGCGTGTGCAGGGAAATTTCGGGGTGCGCGTGCGGCCCCATGCGCTGCGCGCCTTCCGCGCACAGGGTGCGATAGCACAGCGCAGCGCCCTCGGCGGAGCAGGCGACGATACCGATATGCAGGGGGGCGGCTTTCATGGGGTGGGGTCCTGGTTCATGGCCCGCACGTGGCGGGCGATGTCGACAAAGCTCTTGGCCATGGCGGCTTGTTGCGCGGCAGGCAATCGCGACAGGAACAGTTCGTCGATGGCTGGGCCGTACACCTTCCACATCTCGCGCCGCAGGGCACGGCCCTTGGGCGTCAGGCGGGCATAGGTCGCGCGCCGATCCTCGTCGGAACGAAAGCGTTCGACCAGGCCGGCCGCTTCGATGCGGTCCATCAGGCGCGTGAGGTTATAGCGCGCGA containing:
- a CDS encoding LysR family transcriptional regulator; this encodes MNRFHEMSVFLAVAEAQSFAAAARRLDMSAPTVTRSVAALERRLGALLLVRTTRSLRLTEAGQRYAADCRRILEEVEQADDAAAGVMAVPRGALHVTAPAFFGELHVMPVVLGYLRAHREVSLRTLLVDRVVNLLDEGVDVAVRIGALPDSTLTAVPVGHVRRVVCAAPAFLQEHGAPEHPDALARFCTITAAMEGRGAQWRFMQDGEPRRMNVSSQLTVTSFQAAVLAACEGWGLTQVVSYQVARHLKSGALQVVLRDFELPPMPVHVVYPEGRRSSAKVRSFVEFCVEALRCDLAALPV
- a CDS encoding acyl-CoA dehydrogenase yields the protein MTYQAPVKDMLFVLNHLAGLPQVAALPGFEEATPDTAQAVLEESAHFAAEVLAPLNHPADREPSAWRDGAVTTSPGFKQAFRQYTGAGWQGMSHPQEYGGQGLPGLIGSPCSEMLNAANLSFALCPLLTNGAIEALLTAGSPELKTRFIGPMISGQWTGTMNLTEPQAGSDLAMIRTRAQPVGDGTYRLSGTKIFITYGDHDLTENILHLVLARLPDAPEGVKGISLFLVPKFLVNEDGSLGARNDVTCVSIEHKLGIKASPTATLQFGDAGGALGYLVGQENRGLDAMFIMMNAARYAVGVQGIAIADRAYQHALAYAADRVQSRPVDGSAREAVTIIHHPDVRRMLGTMRALTEAGRALAYVTAGHADLAHASPDADERKRHLAIQEFLVPIVKGWCTEMSIDVASLGVQVHGGMGFIEETGAAQYYRDARILTIYEGTTAIQANDLVGRKTLRDGGAVAQGLLEAIRQTETELESRSEPAAGLVLKPLRQARLALANVVDFVLANAAGAPNAVFGSAVPYLLLAGTTLAGWQMARALLASLEHQAEDPEFHQAKIATVQTYALHKLTQAPGLAAVVLGSKDYAVQP
- a CDS encoding MFS transporter, which gives rise to MPTSLVMLLAVACALSVANVYYAQPLLDAIGREFALDQAAVGVVVTATQLGCAVALLLVVPLGDLLDRRKLMLGQLALLMLALVAVALSANTPWLLAGMVALGLLGTAMTQGLLALSAALAAPGERGRVVGAAQGGVVIGLLLARTVAGVVSDAWGWRAVYGVSAVVAAVLALVLMHRLPQRRLPTANLSYVALLRSMATLLATEPVLRVRGMIALLMFAAISAFWTALVLPLSAPPHSLSHTAVGAFGLVGVLGVLMAARAGRWADRGLGQRTTGAGLLLLCLAWAPIALLDYSLWALALGVLVLDVALQALHVTNQTMIFSISTQAHSRLVGGYMMFYAVGSGLGAIASTAVYARAGWLGVCALGAAISVTALLFWVATLPAKAAPPPSGQGCTA
- a CDS encoding acyl-CoA synthetase: MSSMFDHGLGRRDANYTPLTPVDFIARAAEVYGHRLAVVHGQVRRTWGQTYERAQRLANALERAGIKRGDTVAVMLPNIPAMVEAHFGVPMLGAVLNTLNTRLDAPSVLFMLGHGEARALIIDTEYADIAQRARAEFPHLTVISVHDLDGAPATLPGAVDYEAFLADAPARYDWQPPADEWDAIALNYTSGTTGDPKGVVYHYRGAYMNAISNILEWDMPKHAVYLWTLPMFHCNGWCFPWTVAARAGVNVCLRKFDPKTVFDLIRAEGVTHYCGAPIVQSALANAPVELRAGITHTVRTMVAGAAPAPAVIAKMREIGFELTHVYGLTEVYGPAAVCARQEAWDALDDERRALLTARQGVRYHLQAGVSVRNPDTMQEVPADEQTVGEIMFRGNICMKGYLKNERATDEAFAGGWFHTGDLGVMTPDGYVRIKDRSKDIIISGGENISSIEVEDALYRHPAVAAVAVVAMPDPKWGETPCAFVELKAGSTATAEEIIAHCKLLLAGFKVPRAVRFGELPKTSTGKIQKFELRAAIGATQAIDLAGPSAGTSADTAPTQDNPNKAA
- a CDS encoding aspartate/glutamate racemase family protein; amino-acid sequence: MKAAPLHIGIVACSAEGAALCYRTLCAEGAQRMGPHAHPEISLHTHSLADYVVCLDNNDLPGVGALMLSSAGKLARAGADFLICPDNTIHQALGHVLPDSPLPWLHIAEEVAAEARARGYRRIGILGTRWLVDSSVYPDRLGALGLDYLRPAEADRITLGRIIMDELVYGEFKPESVARLQGIAERLRDAGCDAVVLGCTELPLVLNDGNCALPTLDSTRILARAALSRALAPR
- a CDS encoding winged helix-turn-helix transcriptional regulator — protein: MVKRTSLEGAACPVARSLDAIGDWWSLLIVRDAFDGIRRFGEFQKSLGVAKNILSDRLRTLVAHGILAVAPASDGSAYQEYVLTDKGRALFPVIVGLRQWGEEHYYGPAEAHSTLIDRKRGQAVRRLEIRAQDGRLLEPDDTVVQKTTPPAT
- a CDS encoding glutathione S-transferase family protein is translated as MSAAPLIFYSFPLSGHAHRVALMLSLLNVPHQRVDVDLRGGEHKRPAFLALNAFGQVPVIDDNGTVVADSNAILVYLATRYGGQAWLPSDPVGAAAVQRWLSVAAGPLAYGPATARLITVFGAPHDADTTMARAHALLTVMNGELSGRDFLTGSTPTIADVACYAYVSHAPEGNVSLADYPHVRAWLDRIENLPGFVPMARTAAGLQAA
- a CDS encoding MarR family winged helix-turn-helix transcriptional regulator, with amino-acid sequence MATGKPDGWSLFLTAHALVVEEIEKRLSAAELPPLAWYDALWALERAPEGTARMFEMAERMVIARYNLTRLMDRIEAAGLVERFRSDEDRRATYARLTPKGRALRREMWKVYGPAIDELFLSRLPAAQQAAMAKSFVDIARHVRAMNQDPTP
- a CDS encoding Crp/Fnr family transcriptional regulator, whose protein sequence is MSDVSNIVSDAELASLFRACAWFGALDARHQDLVLATSRAEHVANGAWIARRNAPSDYWLGVHTGLLKLAIYNESGRSCTFSGVPRGGWFGEGSVIKRELRKYDVVAIQPSLVMLVPAATFHALLAASLPFSHFVIGQLNDRMGEFIASIQNHRLLDADARVAQSLAQLFNPQLYPSTDLTLAISQEELGFLTGLSRQRVNQALQTLADAGILALAYHQIKVLDLDRLRQFGLDQI
- a CDS encoding pyridoxamine 5'-phosphate oxidase family protein, which produces MTNADATLHNASPWHAGERLLQTHVGMAERMAQIGPKVIRDYMPDQHRAFFAQLPFMVMGTVDPQGDPWAGVLEGEPGFAVSPDPHTLSVAAAPDADDPLRAGLGQGQPVGLLGIELHTRRRNRMNGRVAAWDGQRFDVAVTQSFGNCPQYIQARDFSFSRPPSLRVATAQAETNQLDDAARALIRASDTFFVASYVDAPDMDPAVNSDLNPDVAPAMAHNPRAGRAVDVSHRGGKPGFVRVDGNVLTIPDFSGNRFFNTLGNLTANPRAGLVFIDFENGDVLQVSGRAEVVLDSPEIQTFAGAERLWRVHVRRVVRRPGALALRWRFHDYAPTALATGQWPV